Proteins from a single region of Synechococcus sp. WH 8109:
- the ilvB gene encoding biosynthetic-type acetolactate synthase large subunit, which translates to MTLTSASSAVTGQQAGHGGQRMTGATALMDALRRHGVDTIFGYPGGAILPIYDALHIAESEGWVKHILVRHEQAGTHAADAYARATGKVGVCFGTSGPGATNLVTGIATAQMDSVPMVVITGQVPRPAIGTDAFQETDIFGITLPIVKHSWVVRDPADLASIVAQAFLIAASGRPGPVLIDIPKDVGQEMFDYVPIEPGSIVPKGFRKPQPPRDEPILSALELIAEAERPLLYVGGGAISAGAHDSLRVIAERYQIPVTTTLMGKGAFDENDSLSVGMLGMHGTAYANFAVTECDLLIAVGARFDDRVTGKLDTFAPRARVIHFEIDPAEIGKTRRPDVAVLGDLGLSVARLVELSLQQQVQPRTSPWLLRIAEWKQTYPLTVPPTEGPLFPQEVLLAVRELAPHAIVTTDVGQHQMWAAQYLRNGPRGWISSAGLGTMGFGMPAAMGAQVACPDRQVVCIAGDASILMNIQELGTLAAYGLPVKVVIVNNHWQGMVRQWQESFYEERYSASDMLNGMPDFVALARSFGVDGVHIRERESLKRDLEAALKAPGPMLIDIHVRRGENCYPMVPPGKSNAEMVGLPAPMPVLNAPTS; encoded by the coding sequence GTGACTCTCACCTCAGCGTCTTCGGCCGTCACTGGGCAGCAAGCCGGTCACGGTGGCCAGAGAATGACTGGGGCAACGGCCCTGATGGATGCGTTGCGGCGCCATGGCGTCGATACGATTTTTGGCTACCCCGGCGGCGCGATTCTCCCGATCTACGACGCACTCCACATCGCCGAGAGCGAGGGCTGGGTGAAGCACATCCTGGTGCGGCATGAGCAGGCCGGCACCCACGCGGCCGATGCCTATGCGCGTGCCACCGGCAAGGTGGGCGTTTGCTTCGGCACGTCGGGGCCTGGTGCCACCAACTTGGTGACCGGCATCGCCACCGCCCAGATGGACTCGGTGCCCATGGTGGTGATCACCGGTCAGGTGCCGCGTCCGGCGATTGGTACCGATGCCTTCCAGGAGACCGACATCTTCGGCATCACCCTGCCGATCGTGAAACATTCCTGGGTGGTGCGCGATCCGGCCGATCTCGCCTCCATCGTTGCCCAGGCCTTCCTGATTGCAGCTAGTGGCCGTCCGGGCCCCGTGCTGATCGACATCCCGAAGGATGTTGGCCAGGAGATGTTCGATTACGTGCCGATTGAGCCCGGATCGATTGTTCCCAAAGGCTTCCGCAAGCCTCAGCCCCCCCGGGATGAACCGATCCTGTCGGCGCTTGAGCTGATCGCCGAGGCGGAGCGTCCGCTGCTCTATGTGGGCGGTGGTGCGATCTCAGCTGGTGCTCACGACAGCCTTCGGGTGATCGCTGAGCGCTATCAGATCCCTGTCACCACCACCTTGATGGGGAAGGGTGCCTTCGATGAAAACGACTCCCTCTCGGTGGGCATGCTCGGCATGCACGGCACGGCCTATGCCAACTTCGCCGTCACCGAATGCGATCTGCTGATTGCTGTTGGCGCCCGTTTTGACGATCGGGTGACCGGAAAGCTCGATACCTTCGCCCCCCGGGCCCGGGTGATCCACTTTGAGATTGACCCGGCCGAAATCGGCAAGACCCGCCGCCCCGATGTGGCGGTGCTCGGTGATCTGGGCCTGAGCGTGGCGCGCTTGGTGGAGCTGAGCCTGCAGCAGCAGGTGCAACCCCGCACGTCCCCTTGGTTGTTGCGCATCGCCGAGTGGAAACAGACCTATCCCCTCACCGTGCCTCCAACTGAAGGCCCCCTCTTCCCTCAGGAGGTGCTACTAGCCGTTCGCGAGCTGGCACCGCATGCCATCGTCACCACGGACGTTGGCCAGCACCAGATGTGGGCGGCCCAGTACCTGCGCAATGGGCCCCGGGGCTGGATCAGCAGCGCCGGTCTTGGCACAATGGGTTTCGGCATGCCGGCCGCCATGGGCGCCCAGGTTGCTTGTCCCGATCGTCAGGTGGTGTGCATCGCGGGTGACGCCAGCATCCTGATGAACATTCAGGAGTTGGGAACTTTGGCGGCTTATGGCCTTCCGGTGAAGGTGGTGATCGTCAACAACCACTGGCAGGGCATGGTGCGTCAGTGGCAGGAGAGCTTCTACGAGGAGCGTTATTCGGCTTCCGACATGCTCAATGGCATGCCCGACTTCGTGGCTCTTGCCCGCTCCTTCGGTGTGGATGGCGTGCACATCCGCGAGCGGGAGTCGTTGAAGCGTGATCTCGAGGCTGCGCTCAAGGCCCCCGGACCGATGTTGATCGACATCCACGTGCGTCGTGGTGAGAACTGCTATCCGATGGTTCCCCCGGGCAAAAGCAATGCTGAAATGGTGGGCCTTCCGGCTCCCATGCCGGTTCTTAACGCCCCGACCTCTTGA
- a CDS encoding class I SAM-dependent methyltransferase has protein sequence MTSFLRPLAYRYRWIYDMVTAVSSLSVGGVERLRGLGLEALQPHLKPGAAVLDLCCGSGEAAAPWLAAGYAVTGLDVSPRALDLAAQRNPSLERVEGLAEDPPLADASFSAIQLSVALHEFPRSDREQVLRSALRLLEPGGWLVLVDLHPAGPWLKLPQQLFCALFETDTATAMLEDDLPTELEQLGFSCVCQELLAGRALQRITATRPR, from the coding sequence ATGACATCGTTTCTGAGGCCGCTGGCCTACCGCTACCGCTGGATTTACGACATGGTCACGGCGGTGTCGTCTCTGAGTGTTGGCGGGGTGGAGCGCCTGCGGGGCCTGGGGCTCGAAGCGTTGCAGCCCCATCTCAAGCCCGGCGCGGCGGTGCTGGATCTCTGCTGCGGCAGTGGCGAAGCAGCGGCCCCCTGGCTGGCGGCGGGCTACGCCGTGACGGGACTCGATGTCTCCCCCCGAGCCCTGGATCTCGCCGCCCAACGCAACCCCAGCCTGGAGCGAGTGGAAGGGCTGGCCGAAGATCCACCACTGGCCGATGCCAGCTTCAGCGCCATCCAGCTGAGCGTGGCCCTGCACGAATTCCCCCGCAGCGATCGGGAACAGGTGTTGCGCAGTGCCCTGCGGCTGCTGGAACCGGGCGGCTGGTTGGTGCTTGTGGATCTGCATCCAGCCGGGCCTTGGCTGAAGCTTCCCCAACAACTGTTTTGTGCCCTGTTTGAAACCGACACCGCCACCGCCATGCTGGAGGACGACCTCCCAACCGAGCTGGAGCAACTCGGGTTCAGCTGCGTGTGCCAGGAGCTGCTGGCGGGACGAGCCCTGCAACGCATCACTGCCACACGGCCTCGATAA
- a CDS encoding NAD(P)/FAD-dependent oxidoreductase encodes MSNEVDRTHDVLIVGSGAAGGSAAVHLALAGHDVLTLERDAEPRIKPCGGGMAASVQQWFPFSLGPAVEQVIRQVDFSWCLEDPVVAELPGDAPFWIVRRETLDQLLSDQAIQVGAKRLTGVEVDDIRRHRDFWQVTATDGRHWQGRTVVIADGSGSPWPQRLGLGAKQPQMATTMSVRLEGQGQLSDGTTRFEFGLVKQGFAWAFPLAGGVNIGVGSFIGKQDADPEQVLAQLLPDLGFPADAGIRQRGQLRVWNGHHRLDGDGIVVVGDAASLCDPFLAEGLRPALMSGCEAARHLNLWLKGDSRDLRGYSGSMRERWGESMAWGRRIAQVFYRFPGVGYQLGIKRPTAPRRIAQILSGEMGYGDIAQRVIKRLLLQRN; translated from the coding sequence GTGAGCAACGAAGTGGATCGGACCCACGACGTCCTGATCGTCGGGTCCGGAGCTGCTGGCGGTTCTGCAGCTGTACATCTTGCGTTAGCGGGCCATGACGTTCTGACGCTTGAGCGCGACGCCGAGCCGCGGATCAAGCCCTGCGGAGGTGGCATGGCGGCCTCAGTTCAGCAGTGGTTTCCGTTTTCCCTGGGACCCGCGGTGGAGCAGGTGATACGGCAGGTGGATTTCAGCTGGTGCCTTGAGGATCCGGTAGTCGCCGAGCTGCCCGGCGATGCACCGTTCTGGATCGTGCGCCGCGAAACGCTGGATCAACTGCTCTCAGACCAGGCCATTCAGGTGGGAGCTAAACGCCTTACAGGCGTTGAGGTCGATGATATCCGGCGCCATAGAGACTTTTGGCAAGTCACGGCAACCGACGGACGCCATTGGCAGGGGCGGACCGTGGTGATCGCCGACGGTTCGGGGTCGCCCTGGCCCCAACGGCTCGGTCTGGGAGCCAAACAGCCCCAGATGGCCACCACCATGTCGGTGCGACTGGAGGGCCAAGGTCAGCTCAGCGATGGCACGACCCGCTTTGAATTCGGCCTGGTGAAACAGGGCTTCGCCTGGGCCTTCCCCCTCGCTGGTGGTGTGAACATCGGTGTGGGCAGCTTCATCGGCAAGCAGGACGCCGACCCGGAGCAGGTGCTGGCTCAGCTGTTGCCGGATCTGGGTTTCCCCGCCGACGCAGGCATCCGTCAGCGCGGCCAACTGCGGGTGTGGAACGGTCATCACCGTCTTGATGGCGACGGCATTGTGGTGGTGGGCGATGCGGCATCGCTATGCGACCCCTTTTTGGCAGAAGGGCTACGCCCCGCGCTGATGAGTGGCTGCGAGGCGGCTCGGCATCTGAACCTATGGCTCAAGGGCGACAGCCGAGATCTGCGGGGCTACAGCGGCAGCATGCGGGAGCGCTGGGGTGAGTCCATGGCCTGGGGGCGGCGCATTGCCCAGGTGTTCTATCGCTTCCCCGGCGTGGGATATCAGCTGGGGATCAAGCGGCCCACCGCACCACGGCGGATTGCTCAGATTCTCTCCGGGGAGATGGGCTATGGCGACATCGCCCAACGGGTGATCAAACGACTGCTGCTGCAGCGCAACTAA
- a CDS encoding site-specific integrase has translation MEFKSALETANAQLAAQGSRLRIEQRGRRLNLRGSLPLRSDPSRNGLQRISLGLMADAAVLNQAISTAALVQLQLEQRSFDWTLWSVSTSAATARGRSIEIQAAIEGFEAAFFADPRRRRSPASSRTTWTSAYLPYLRRLAGQCGDQPLEPALLMQTLASYDDGSRSRQQCATALAALARHLELPLPEDWRQEAGGYGLHRARFRQLPTDPQILEAAGRIPNPQWRLAFALMATYGLRNHEVFFCDCSSLAPGRDQVLRVLPTTKTGEHQSWPFHPDWVEHFGLQELAKNPAALPAIQTDLRRTTLQQVGRRVSEQFRRYDLPITPYDLRHAWAVRTIHVGLPDTVAARMMGHSVTIHTRTYHHWITRRDQQQAVDAALARQSA, from the coding sequence ATGGAGTTCAAAAGTGCGCTGGAGACCGCCAATGCGCAGCTGGCGGCACAGGGGTCACGCCTGCGCATCGAACAGCGGGGTCGGCGACTGAACCTGCGTGGGTCTCTGCCATTGCGCAGTGATCCGAGCCGGAACGGCCTGCAACGGATCAGCCTGGGGCTGATGGCCGATGCAGCCGTACTGAATCAGGCCATCAGCACCGCTGCCCTGGTGCAACTGCAACTGGAGCAGCGCAGTTTTGATTGGACGCTCTGGTCGGTCTCCACCTCAGCAGCCACGGCCAGAGGCCGTTCGATCGAGATCCAGGCCGCCATCGAGGGCTTCGAAGCAGCCTTTTTTGCCGACCCACGCCGACGCCGTTCCCCGGCGAGCAGTCGCACCACCTGGACCAGTGCCTACTTGCCCTACCTCCGGCGACTGGCGGGTCAGTGCGGTGATCAGCCGCTGGAGCCAGCGCTTCTGATGCAGACGCTGGCCAGTTACGACGACGGCAGCCGCAGCCGGCAGCAATGCGCCACAGCCCTGGCCGCCCTGGCCCGGCACCTGGAGCTGCCCTTGCCGGAGGACTGGCGCCAGGAGGCCGGCGGCTATGGCCTGCACCGGGCCCGGTTCCGCCAGCTGCCGACCGATCCGCAGATCCTCGAGGCCGCAGGCCGCATCCCCAATCCTCAGTGGCGCCTGGCCTTTGCCCTGATGGCCACCTACGGCCTGCGCAACCACGAGGTGTTCTTCTGCGATTGCTCCTCCCTGGCACCGGGCAGAGATCAGGTGCTGCGGGTGCTTCCCACCACCAAAACCGGTGAGCACCAGAGCTGGCCGTTCCACCCCGACTGGGTCGAGCACTTCGGGTTGCAGGAGCTTGCGAAGAATCCGGCCGCTCTGCCAGCCATCCAGACCGATCTGCGGCGCACCACCCTCCAGCAGGTGGGACGACGGGTGAGTGAGCAGTTCCGCCGCTACGACCTACCGATTACCCCCTACGACCTGCGCCACGCCTGGGCGGTGCGCACCATTCATGTCGGCCTGCCGGACACCGTCGCCGCCAGGATGATGGGCCACTCCGTGACGATCCACACCCGCACCTATCACCACTGGATCACCCGGCGTGACCAGCAACAGGCGGTGGATGCAGCTCTGGCCCGGCAATCGGCCTGA
- a CDS encoding GIVxVP protein, with protein MADNRIARGIVLVPCLLLGAAFLATAAWGQGAAAENRTLAIGIGAGLLLAGWLSQLGGGSESSVTKPDESEPSP; from the coding sequence ATGGCTGATAACCGCATTGCCCGGGGCATTGTCTTGGTGCCCTGTCTGCTGCTGGGGGCTGCCTTTCTGGCCACAGCGGCCTGGGGGCAGGGCGCCGCAGCTGAAAATCGGACCCTGGCCATCGGGATCGGTGCTGGCTTGCTTTTGGCGGGTTGGCTGTCCCAGTTGGGTGGCGGCTCTGAGTCCTCTGTGACAAAACCAGACGAGTCCGAACCCTCTCCCTAA
- the cobO gene encoding cob(I)yrinic acid a,c-diamide adenosyltransferase, with protein MSTNDLDQSAAELGMGGKLAPETDDAGYRKRMERRQQVQKQRVEERNKEKGLVLVFTGQGKGKTTAGLGLVLRTLGHGERVAIVQFIKGGWEPGEARALEAFGDQVSWHALGEGFTWETQNRERDQQLVEAAWQTALGYLRDASVKLVLLDELNVALKLGYIEARTVIAGLNERPELTHVAVTGRGAPAELVERADLVTEMTLVHHPFREQGVKAQAGIEF; from the coding sequence ATGAGCACGAACGACCTCGATCAATCCGCCGCGGAACTGGGCATGGGGGGCAAGCTCGCCCCAGAAACCGACGATGCCGGTTACCGCAAACGGATGGAGCGGCGCCAGCAGGTGCAGAAGCAACGGGTGGAGGAACGCAATAAAGAGAAGGGACTGGTGCTGGTGTTCACCGGCCAGGGAAAGGGCAAAACCACCGCCGGGCTTGGGCTGGTGCTGCGCACCCTTGGCCATGGCGAGCGGGTGGCGATTGTTCAATTCATCAAGGGGGGCTGGGAGCCCGGCGAAGCACGGGCACTGGAGGCCTTCGGTGATCAGGTGAGTTGGCATGCCCTGGGGGAAGGCTTCACCTGGGAAACCCAGAACCGAGAGCGGGATCAGCAATTGGTGGAGGCGGCCTGGCAGACGGCCCTGGGCTATCTGCGCGATGCCAGCGTGAAATTGGTGCTGCTCGACGAGCTGAATGTTGCCTTGAAACTGGGCTACATCGAGGCCCGGACGGTGATCGCCGGATTGAACGAGCGACCTGAGCTCACCCACGTGGCTGTGACCGGCAGGGGGGCACCAGCCGAGCTGGTGGAGCGGGCCGATCTGGTGACGGAGATGACCCTGGTGCATCACCCCTTCCGCGAACAGGGGGTGAAGGCCCAGGCGGGCATCGAGTTTTAA
- a CDS encoding NAD(P)/FAD-dependent oxidoreductase has protein sequence MLRLSELKLPLDHGEEALQEAVLKRLRIPADRLLAQTLVKRSVDARRHDQIQLIYSVDVQVKGEAALLRRIGNKGRVRLAPDTRYRSVSHAPDGFPLDAGDRPVVVGAGPCGYFAALLLAQMGFRPLLLERGQAVKQRTADTFGFWRGTSPFNPESNAQFGEGGAGTFSDGKLYSQVSDPEHYGRKVLEELVACGASEEILTLHRPHIGTFKLATVVRGLRARIESLGGEVRFNSRVTRLQLSDSSAAKPHQLDGVVLADGTEIPCRHLVLAPGHSARDCFEMLEQIGVHLQRKPFSVGVRIEHPQHLIDAARWGEAAGHPRLGAAEYKLVHHAENGRCVYSFCMCPGGFVVGATSEEGRVVTNGMSQHSRNERNANSGLVVALDADDLAPFERFPGDPLAGIALQRELEERAFRLGGNSYAAPAQRLEDFLAARPSTRLGGIVASYQPGVHPADLDDLLPAAIVEALREALPAFARKLKGYDHPDAVLTGVETRTSSPVRIPRDEALESLNVKGLVPAGEGAGYAGGILSAGIDGIRAAEALAIQILGTKPV, from the coding sequence ATGCTGCGCCTGAGTGAACTGAAGCTACCCCTCGACCATGGGGAGGAAGCGTTGCAGGAGGCGGTGCTCAAGCGTTTGAGGATTCCAGCGGATCGTCTTCTGGCTCAGACCCTGGTGAAGCGCAGTGTTGATGCGCGGCGTCACGACCAGATTCAGCTGATTTACAGCGTAGATGTGCAGGTGAAGGGTGAAGCCGCCCTGTTACGGCGCATTGGCAACAAAGGCCGGGTGCGTCTGGCTCCAGACACCCGCTACCGGTCTGTGAGTCATGCCCCCGATGGCTTCCCCCTGGATGCGGGCGATCGGCCCGTGGTGGTGGGGGCAGGCCCCTGCGGTTATTTCGCTGCTCTGCTGTTGGCACAGATGGGTTTCCGACCGCTGTTGCTGGAACGGGGTCAGGCCGTGAAGCAACGCACTGCTGACACTTTTGGCTTCTGGCGGGGCACCAGCCCCTTCAACCCTGAATCCAATGCCCAATTTGGTGAGGGCGGAGCCGGCACCTTTTCCGACGGCAAGCTCTACAGCCAGGTGAGTGATCCCGAGCACTACGGCCGCAAGGTGCTTGAGGAGCTGGTGGCCTGTGGTGCCAGCGAGGAGATCCTGACGTTGCACCGTCCCCATATCGGCACGTTCAAGCTCGCCACCGTGGTGCGTGGCTTGCGGGCACGGATTGAATCCCTGGGCGGTGAGGTGCGTTTCAACAGTCGCGTGACACGCCTTCAGCTCAGCGACAGCAGCGCTGCGAAGCCCCATCAACTCGATGGAGTGGTGCTGGCCGATGGAACGGAGATTCCCTGCCGCCATCTGGTGCTGGCTCCGGGTCATTCCGCGCGCGACTGCTTTGAAATGCTGGAGCAGATCGGTGTGCACCTGCAGCGCAAGCCCTTTTCCGTGGGCGTACGGATTGAGCATCCACAGCATCTGATTGATGCAGCCCGCTGGGGGGAGGCGGCGGGCCATCCGCGACTCGGGGCGGCCGAGTACAAGCTTGTGCACCATGCCGAGAACGGCCGCTGCGTCTACAGCTTCTGCATGTGTCCCGGAGGATTTGTGGTGGGCGCCACCTCGGAGGAAGGCCGGGTGGTGACCAATGGCATGAGCCAGCACTCCCGCAACGAGCGCAACGCCAACAGCGGTTTGGTCGTGGCTCTGGACGCCGATGACTTGGCACCATTTGAGCGTTTCCCCGGGGATCCGTTGGCGGGGATTGCCCTCCAACGGGAGCTGGAGGAGCGCGCCTTCAGGCTGGGGGGAAACAGTTATGCCGCACCTGCGCAGCGGTTGGAGGATTTCCTGGCTGCCCGTCCCTCCACCCGTTTGGGTGGCATCGTCGCGTCGTATCAGCCGGGTGTGCATCCCGCCGATCTGGATGATCTGCTCCCGGCTGCCATCGTTGAGGCCTTGCGGGAGGCATTACCCGCCTTTGCCCGCAAGCTGAAGGGGTATGACCACCCCGATGCGGTGCTCACCGGCGTGGAAACCCGCACGTCATCGCCCGTGCGGATTCCCAGGGATGAAGCGTTGGAATCGCTCAATGTGAAGGGGCTGGTGCCGGCGGGTGAAGGAGCGGGCTATGCCGGCGGCATCCTCTCGGCTGGAATCGATGGCATCCGGGCTGCTGAAGCCTTGGCCATCCAGATCCTGGGGACCAAGCCTGTTTAA
- the frr gene encoding ribosome recycling factor has translation MSTQDLEASMRKSVEATQRNFNTIRTGRANSSLLDRISVEYYGADTPLKSLATLSTPDSQTIQIQPFDISALASIEKAIAMSELGFTPNNDGKIIRINVPPLTEERRKEFCKLASKYAEEGKVALRNLRRDAIDKIKKQEKEGEFSEDQSRDEQDGVQKTLDKFIAELEQHLATKEADVLKV, from the coding sequence ATGTCGACCCAGGACCTCGAAGCCAGCATGCGCAAGTCGGTGGAGGCCACCCAGCGCAACTTCAACACGATCCGTACCGGCCGGGCCAATTCCTCCCTGCTGGATCGCATCAGCGTGGAGTACTACGGCGCTGACACACCGCTGAAGTCGCTGGCCACCCTGTCGACCCCAGACTCCCAGACCATCCAGATCCAACCGTTCGACATCAGCGCCCTGGCCTCGATCGAGAAGGCCATCGCCATGAGTGAGCTGGGCTTCACCCCCAACAACGACGGCAAGATCATCCGCATCAACGTGCCGCCCCTCACCGAGGAGCGCCGCAAGGAGTTCTGCAAGCTGGCCTCGAAGTACGCCGAAGAAGGCAAGGTGGCCTTGCGCAACCTGCGCCGCGACGCGATCGACAAGATCAAGAAGCAGGAAAAGGAAGGCGAGTTCTCCGAAGACCAGAGCCGCGACGAACAAGACGGCGTTCAGAAAACACTGGACAAGTTCATCGCCGAACTGGAACAGCACCTGGCCACCAAGGAGGCCGACGTCCTCAAGGTGTGA
- the hemH gene encoding ferrochelatase has translation MSRVGVVLLNLGGPERIQDVGPFLYNLFADPEIIRLPSPALQKPLAWLISTLRSGKSQEAYRSIGGGSPLRRITEQQARELQSLLRQRGIDATSYVAMRYWHPFTESAVADIKADGMDEVVVLPLYPHFSISTSGSSFRELQRLRQADPAFEKLPIRCIRSWFDHPGYVKAMAELIAAEVRNSDDPTKAHVFFSAHGVPKSYVEEAGDPYQKEIETCTGLIMKELAVQVGHENPFTLAYQSRVGPVEWLKPYTEEALEELGQAKTNDLVVVPISFVSEHIETLEEIDIEYRELATEAGVVNFRRVRALDTYAPFIEGLADLVATSLQGPEVSLDAAAELPNKVKLYPQEKWEWGWNNSSEVWNGRLAMVGFSAFLLELISGQGPLHALGLL, from the coding sequence ATGTCTCGCGTAGGTGTCGTCCTGCTGAACCTGGGTGGCCCGGAGCGTATCCAGGACGTTGGACCGTTTCTTTACAACCTGTTCGCCGATCCGGAGATCATTCGGCTTCCCAGTCCGGCGCTCCAGAAGCCGCTGGCTTGGTTGATCAGCACCCTGCGCAGTGGCAAGTCGCAGGAGGCCTATCGCTCCATCGGTGGCGGATCACCGCTGCGGCGCATCACCGAGCAGCAGGCTCGTGAACTCCAGAGCTTGCTGCGTCAGCGCGGCATCGATGCCACCAGCTACGTGGCCATGCGCTACTGGCATCCGTTCACCGAATCCGCTGTGGCGGACATCAAGGCCGATGGCATGGATGAGGTGGTGGTGCTCCCCCTCTACCCCCATTTCTCGATCAGCACCAGTGGATCCAGTTTCCGTGAGCTGCAGCGCCTGCGTCAGGCAGATCCGGCCTTTGAGAAGTTGCCGATTCGCTGCATCCGCAGCTGGTTTGATCACCCGGGCTATGTGAAGGCCATGGCCGAGCTGATCGCGGCAGAGGTCCGCAACAGCGACGACCCCACGAAGGCCCATGTCTTCTTCAGTGCCCACGGTGTGCCGAAGAGCTATGTCGAAGAAGCGGGCGATCCCTATCAGAAGGAGATCGAAACCTGCACCGGTTTGATCATGAAGGAGTTGGCCGTTCAGGTGGGCCATGAGAACCCCTTCACCCTGGCGTACCAAAGCCGTGTGGGTCCGGTGGAGTGGCTCAAGCCCTACACCGAGGAGGCCCTTGAGGAATTGGGTCAAGCCAAGACCAACGATCTGGTGGTGGTGCCGATCAGCTTTGTCAGCGAACACATCGAGACGCTTGAGGAAATCGACATCGAATACCGGGAGTTGGCCACTGAAGCCGGTGTGGTGAATTTTCGTCGGGTGCGCGCTCTCGACACCTATGCCCCCTTCATCGAGGGATTGGCGGATCTCGTGGCCACCAGCCTGCAGGGCCCAGAGGTGAGTCTCGATGCGGCGGCGGAGCTGCCCAACAAGGTGAAGCTCTATCCCCAGGAGAAGTGGGAATGGGGTTGGAACAACAGTTCCGAGGTTTGGAACGGCCGTCTGGCCATGGTTGGTTTTTCGGCCTTTTTGCTCGAGTTGATCAGTGGTCAAGGCCCTCTGCACGCCCTCGGCTTGCTCTGA
- the pgeF gene encoding peptidoglycan editing factor PgeF: protein MKDGPFDRPDSRFNTLKDWTWIGCYGGYYLQSDLLHKQGFEHGFFTRLWHGRGPDELAGYVSAGISVHRPQQIHSGIVLNASDAPQDPWPEADGLVSDSGGQSLWVCGADCTPVLIADPGTGHAAACHAGWRGVAAGILLTALDRLVERGARREDLVVALGPAVSGPCYQVGDQVVEAVSAAIPNKASLSDAGALLPDEQPGRHRLDIRTATRVQLQGAGIPSERIAHCPLCTVSEPELFHSWRRDQVKAVQWSGIVAQAPVCS, encoded by the coding sequence ATGAAAGACGGGCCGTTTGATCGACCAGACAGCCGCTTCAACACGTTGAAGGACTGGACCTGGATCGGTTGTTACGGGGGCTATTACCTCCAGAGCGATCTGCTGCATAAGCAGGGGTTCGAGCACGGCTTCTTCACCCGGCTCTGGCACGGCCGTGGTCCTGATGAACTGGCGGGGTATGTCAGCGCCGGCATCAGCGTCCACCGGCCCCAGCAGATTCACAGTGGGATCGTGCTGAACGCCAGCGACGCCCCTCAGGATCCCTGGCCTGAGGCCGATGGCCTGGTGAGTGATAGCGGGGGCCAGAGCCTCTGGGTTTGCGGTGCCGACTGCACACCGGTTCTGATCGCGGATCCCGGCACCGGGCATGCCGCGGCCTGTCATGCCGGTTGGCGTGGGGTGGCGGCTGGAATCCTGCTCACGGCCCTGGATCGGTTGGTGGAGCGGGGGGCCCGGCGGGAGGATCTGGTGGTTGCCCTGGGCCCGGCCGTCAGCGGCCCCTGCTACCAGGTAGGCGACCAGGTGGTGGAGGCTGTCAGCGCCGCGATTCCCAATAAGGCTTCCTTGTCAGATGCAGGGGCCCTGCTGCCGGATGAGCAACCGGGGCGGCATCGCCTGGACATTCGAACCGCCACCAGAGTGCAGCTCCAGGGAGCAGGAATCCCCAGCGAACGGATCGCCCACTGCCCGCTGTGCACCGTCAGTGAACCCGAGCTGTTCCATTCCTGGCGACGGGATCAGGTGAAAGCCGTTCAGTGGAGCGGAATCGTTGCGCAAGCCCCCGTCTGCAGCTGA
- the pyrH gene encoding UMP kinase, translating to MTYKRVLLKLSGEALMGSQGYGIDPAIVQSIASDVAKVVANGTQLAIVVGGGNIFRGLKGSAAGMERATADYVGMLATVMNAIALQDGLERAGVPTRVQTAIAMQEVAEPYIRRKAIRHLEKNRVVVFGAGCGNPFFTTDTTAALRAAEINADVVFKATKVDGVYDKDPAKHADAVKHPHLSYQDVLSGELGVMDSTAIALCKDNNIPIVVFNLFEPDNIGRAVAGEPIGSRIGDPA from the coding sequence ATGACCTACAAACGCGTCCTGCTGAAACTCAGCGGCGAAGCCCTGATGGGATCTCAGGGCTATGGCATCGATCCCGCCATTGTTCAGTCGATTGCTTCGGATGTGGCCAAGGTGGTGGCCAATGGCACCCAGCTGGCGATCGTCGTAGGCGGCGGCAACATCTTCCGAGGCTTGAAGGGGTCTGCAGCGGGTATGGAGAGAGCAACAGCTGACTACGTCGGCATGTTGGCCACGGTGATGAACGCCATTGCCCTCCAAGACGGTCTCGAGAGGGCTGGTGTTCCCACCCGGGTGCAAACCGCCATCGCCATGCAGGAAGTGGCGGAGCCTTACATCCGACGCAAGGCGATCCGGCATCTGGAGAAAAACCGGGTGGTGGTGTTCGGCGCCGGTTGCGGCAACCCTTTCTTCACCACCGACACAACCGCTGCCCTGCGGGCCGCCGAAATCAATGCCGATGTTGTGTTCAAAGCCACCAAGGTGGATGGGGTCTATGACAAAGACCCGGCCAAGCACGCCGACGCTGTGAAGCACCCACATCTCAGCTATCAAGACGTGCTCAGCGGCGAGTTAGGGGTCATGGACAGCACCGCCATCGCCCTGTGCAAAGACAACAACATCCCGATTGTTGTCTTCAACCTGTTTGAACCTGACAACATCGGCAGAGCCGTGGCCGGGGAACCGATCGGGTCCCGCATCGGCGACCCCGCCTAA